One Polaribacter sp. KT25b DNA segment encodes these proteins:
- a CDS encoding M13 family metallopeptidase produces the protein MKNTVYFLLLIATFISCNSLDNTSKSKIDFEGISENIKPGDNFFEHVNKVWLDSVVIADDQVGVGSYSFLNIPQKKLLENILIEVSAENHKKGSIEQMVGDFYTSGMDTININKRGFEPLKATFNKIDEINSVASLMVFVANEMSLGTQSIISMYVSSDNENSNVNMLHFGQSGLGLPDRDYYFKSDEATVAIQDAYKKYISTLFTLSDENEAESKAAIVYEIEKKLAVSHKTRIERRDIKANFNKINVIELSKNEPNIGWATLLKQLNLKADSIDIEQPNYYKELNSMLVSIPISNWKIYLKANTLSIYANILSKPFQNASFEYTKVLYGQDTQNTRAQLMVKKVDRQLGFALGQLYVKRYFNEDAKQRVLDLVNNLQKAFENRINQLDWMSDATKKQAKEKLYTITKKIGYPDVWRTYNANIEKDAYFENVVALNKNAYQYNIAKLNNPPNRDEWGTTPATVTAYYNPPLNEIVFPAGILQFPYFDITADDAVNYGGIGMVIGHELTHAFDDQGAQFDKDGNVKNWWTDEDYTKFKAKTQLMIDRYNSFTVLDSLKIKGALTVGENTADNGGIAIAYDAFKLTEQGKSDTKIQGFTPDQRFFLSIARIWRVKTRDAYLANYIKTNPHSPPIWRVNGPLMNFDPFYDAFNVQPGEKNYKTDAERIKIW, from the coding sequence ATGAAAAATACAGTCTATTTTTTGTTATTAATTGCAACATTCATTTCTTGCAATTCTTTAGATAATACATCTAAAAGTAAAATAGATTTTGAAGGAATTTCTGAAAACATAAAACCCGGAGATAATTTCTTTGAACACGTTAATAAAGTTTGGTTAGATTCTGTTGTTATTGCTGATGATCAAGTTGGTGTTGGTTCGTATAGTTTTTTGAACATTCCCCAGAAAAAATTATTAGAAAATATTTTAATAGAAGTATCCGCAGAAAACCATAAAAAAGGAAGTATTGAACAAATGGTTGGTGATTTTTATACTTCGGGCATGGACACAATTAACATTAATAAAAGAGGTTTTGAGCCTTTAAAAGCAACGTTTAATAAGATTGATGAAATAAATTCTGTTGCTTCTTTAATGGTTTTTGTAGCTAACGAGATGAGTTTAGGAACTCAGTCAATCATCAGTATGTATGTGTCGTCAGATAATGAAAATAGTAATGTAAACATGCTTCATTTTGGGCAATCTGGTTTAGGTTTACCAGATCGTGATTATTATTTTAAATCTGATGAAGCAACGGTTGCTATCCAAGATGCATATAAAAAATACATTAGCACATTATTTACTTTATCTGATGAAAATGAAGCTGAAAGTAAAGCAGCAATTGTATACGAAATTGAAAAAAAGTTAGCAGTATCTCATAAAACAAGAATTGAACGTAGAGATATTAAAGCCAATTTCAATAAAATAAATGTTATCGAACTTTCAAAAAATGAGCCTAATATTGGTTGGGCAACTTTATTAAAACAATTAAATTTAAAGGCAGATTCTATAGATATTGAACAACCTAATTATTATAAAGAGTTAAATTCGATGTTGGTTTCAATTCCTATTTCTAATTGGAAAATATATTTAAAAGCGAACACTTTATCTATTTATGCAAATATATTAAGCAAACCTTTTCAAAATGCAAGCTTTGAGTATACAAAAGTTTTATATGGGCAAGATACGCAGAATACACGTGCACAATTAATGGTTAAAAAAGTTGATAGACAGCTAGGTTTTGCTCTCGGCCAGTTATATGTAAAACGCTATTTTAACGAAGATGCAAAACAACGAGTTTTAGATTTGGTAAATAATTTGCAGAAAGCATTTGAAAACAGAATCAATCAATTAGATTGGATGAGTGATGCAACAAAAAAACAAGCGAAAGAAAAATTATATACAATTACTAAGAAAATTGGTTATCCAGATGTTTGGAGAACTTACAACGCAAACATTGAAAAAGATGCATATTTTGAAAATGTTGTTGCTTTAAATAAAAATGCATATCAATATAATATTGCAAAATTAAACAATCCGCCAAATAGAGATGAATGGGGTACAACGCCAGCAACAGTTACAGCTTATTACAATCCGCCTTTAAATGAAATTGTTTTTCCTGCCGGAATATTACAATTTCCATATTTTGATATTACTGCTGATGATGCTGTTAATTACGGTGGAATAGGAATGGTTATTGGTCACGAATTAACGCATGCTTTTGATGATCAAGGTGCGCAATTTGATAAAGATGGAAATGTGAAAAACTGGTGGACAGATGAAGATTACACCAAATTTAAAGCCAAAACACAATTAATGATTGATAGATATAATTCGTTTACAGTATTAGATTCACTTAAGATAAAAGGAGCTTTAACAGTTGGAGAAAATACTGCAGATAACGGCGGAATTGCAATTGCGTATGATGCTTTTAAGCTTACAGAACAAGGTAAAAGCGATACTAAAATTCAAGGTTTTACACCAGATCAGCGTTTCTTTTTATCAATAGCAAGAATATGGCGTGTTAAAACAAGAGATG
- a CDS encoding ATP-binding protein — translation MQYSFAFKLIEEKTNIIDLRDTQINDDSEIYLDTNWEFYWNDLIIPGNFNNYKPFKIVTLKDWTEFNLPKTDRSPSFGYATYRLNFRINKNRPHVSLYIPSAYSSSRIWINGHFFSEMGHVGKTRSKTIHRRFSQIIPLNTDENNFEIVIQVANYYHNKGGLDKPLILGASNHLHDLKSKRIMADMIFIGCLGFIGVFFLFFYLIYWNKDKAILYFAILCISLSYISLSDRYAPFTVIFDSISFILLTKFEYITLFLAGASGSLFFNNIFYNFIYRAYSKIIVFSFLALVILIFSLSPPHFTKLLIPFLILMIINLIYVTLVVIKAIIAKRLESILLLLSIILGSIIFYIHVFFFLGENGNAIIYVNFGYILVFLLLSMLLMKRFSDSFQELEHSKEIALQQKKEISTQSNQLSRANLELEENLKLLENYNAELDDFNHIVSHDLKTPLVSVHALVSFIEEDLKTTLHADTKNHINLLKDVVARMDALINGLLEYSKVAKGNKQKEWFKLNDLLHKVIGVVDNQQKNTIHLPDEDLEIYANKIELNHVFQNLLSNSIKYNDKKHTIIHISVVKQNNEYIFSVSDNGPGIDPKYHNKIFKMFSQLDVNEDVKSTGIGLAIVKKIISENYGIISIESEKGMGIKMNFSWRIK, via the coding sequence TTGCAATATTCCTTTGCTTTTAAGCTAATTGAAGAGAAAACTAATATAATAGATCTTCGAGATACGCAAATTAACGATGATTCTGAAATTTATCTCGATACTAATTGGGAATTTTATTGGAACGATTTAATAATACCAGGAAATTTTAATAATTACAAACCTTTTAAAATTGTAACACTTAAAGATTGGACTGAATTTAATCTTCCCAAAACTGATAGATCACCTTCTTTTGGATATGCTACTTATCGATTAAATTTTAGAATTAACAAAAATAGACCTCACGTCTCATTATATATTCCCTCCGCATATTCATCTTCTAGAATATGGATAAATGGCCATTTTTTTTCTGAAATGGGTCACGTTGGTAAAACGAGATCTAAAACAATTCATAGACGATTTTCTCAAATTATTCCGTTAAATACTGATGAAAATAATTTTGAAATTGTTATTCAAGTTGCTAATTATTATCATAATAAAGGAGGTCTTGACAAACCACTAATACTAGGTGCCAGTAATCATTTGCATGATTTAAAATCTAAAAGAATTATGGCAGACATGATTTTTATTGGGTGCTTAGGTTTTATAGGTGTTTTCTTTTTATTTTTCTATTTAATATATTGGAACAAAGACAAGGCAATTCTTTATTTTGCTATTCTTTGTATCTCTTTATCTTATATATCTTTAAGTGATCGATATGCTCCTTTTACAGTTATTTTCGATTCTATTAGCTTTATTTTATTAACGAAGTTTGAATATATTACCTTGTTTTTAGCAGGAGCATCAGGAAGTTTATTTTTTAATAATATTTTCTATAATTTTATTTATAGAGCGTATTCTAAAATTATTGTTTTTAGTTTTTTAGCACTTGTAATACTTATTTTTTCTTTATCTCCTCCTCATTTCACAAAATTACTTATTCCGTTTTTAATACTAATGATCATTAATTTAATCTATGTTACATTAGTAGTTATAAAAGCAATTATTGCAAAACGACTTGAATCTATTTTGCTTCTTTTAAGTATAATATTAGGTTCTATTATTTTTTACATACATGTTTTTTTCTTTTTAGGAGAAAACGGAAATGCCATAATTTATGTAAATTTTGGATATATACTGGTTTTTTTACTCCTTTCTATGCTTTTAATGAAACGTTTTTCAGATTCATTTCAAGAACTTGAACATTCAAAAGAAATTGCATTACAACAGAAAAAAGAAATTTCTACACAATCAAATCAACTATCAAGAGCAAACCTTGAGCTTGAAGAAAATTTAAAACTTTTAGAAAATTATAATGCAGAATTAGACGATTTTAATCATATTGTTTCTCACGATTTAAAAACGCCTTTAGTGTCTGTACATGCACTTGTTTCATTTATTGAAGAAGATCTTAAAACTACTTTACATGCTGATACAAAAAACCATATAAACTTATTAAAAGATGTGGTTGCAAGAATGGATGCTTTAATTAATGGCCTTTTAGAATATTCTAAAGTAGCCAAAGGGAATAAACAAAAAGAATGGTTTAAACTAAATGATTTATTGCATAAAGTTATAGGAGTTGTAGACAATCAACAAAAAAACACAATTCATCTTCCTGATGAGGATTTAGAAATTTATGCTAACAAAATTGAATTAAATCATGTTTTTCAAAACCTACTAAGTAATTCCATAAAATATAACGATAAAAAACACACTATTATACATATATCTGTTGTAAAACAAAATAATGAATATATATTTTCTGTAAGTGATAATGGCCCAGGAATCGACCCTAAATATCATAATAAAATATTTAAAATGTTTAGTCAATTAGATGTCAATGAAGATGTTAAAAGCACAGGTATTGGCCTTGCAATTGTAAAGAAAATTATTTCGGAAAACTATGGAATTATCTCTATAGAATCAGAAAAAGGAATGGGCATTAAAATGAATTTTAG